In one Halosimplex halophilum genomic region, the following are encoded:
- a CDS encoding sensor histidine kinase, which translates to MMDTSSIDVLLVDDSGFFRTIVSDRLGEAADISVWKAEDAEEALETLDERSVDCVVSDFEMPGLNGLELYERVDEEYGLPFILLTGQGDERTASRAIGAGVDDYLRKDDIAEEGQLQLLANRIENVVAQRRANEKYELLVNNTPDEITQVAVDGTITAANEAAARSFDTTRSELTGTHLSDVLPTETAAGRIEHGRRALTAGSAVTFQDSFGVRHFHNVAAPVSVGSEADSFQLITRDITEQKRRERELETRTEELAVINRLVRHDINNDIQLLLAWADGIDQYVDDGDGREYVERIQGTCDHIDELTTIARDFVDSIGGDGEFTLTGVDLGQILEDEIEKADRRHDDLTVSVDGEVPRVSVRANELLSSVFGNLLSNAARHNDGADPRVSVGVEESATVVTVRVADNGPGIPDSQKDAVFGKGEMGPESPGTGIGLYLAHTLVDQYGGEIEVDDNDPTGSVFTVTLPKHA; encoded by the coding sequence ATGATGGATACGTCGTCGATCGACGTGCTGCTCGTCGACGACAGCGGCTTCTTCCGCACGATCGTCTCCGACCGGCTGGGGGAGGCGGCGGACATCTCCGTGTGGAAGGCCGAGGACGCCGAGGAGGCCCTGGAGACCCTCGACGAGCGGTCGGTCGACTGCGTCGTCAGCGACTTCGAGATGCCCGGACTGAACGGGCTGGAACTGTACGAGCGCGTCGACGAGGAGTACGGCCTCCCCTTCATCCTCCTGACCGGACAGGGCGACGAGCGGACGGCCAGCCGGGCGATCGGCGCGGGCGTCGACGACTACCTCCGGAAGGACGACATCGCCGAGGAGGGGCAGCTGCAGCTGCTGGCCAACCGCATCGAGAACGTCGTCGCACAGCGCCGGGCCAACGAGAAGTACGAGCTGCTGGTCAACAACACGCCCGACGAGATCACGCAGGTCGCCGTCGACGGGACGATCACGGCCGCCAACGAGGCGGCCGCCCGCTCGTTCGACACCACCCGCTCGGAGCTGACCGGGACGCACCTCTCGGACGTGCTGCCGACGGAGACGGCCGCCGGCCGCATCGAACACGGGCGGCGGGCGCTCACCGCGGGGTCGGCCGTCACCTTCCAGGACAGCTTCGGCGTCCGGCACTTCCACAACGTCGCCGCGCCGGTCAGCGTCGGCAGCGAGGCCGACTCCTTCCAGCTCATCACCCGCGATATCACCGAGCAGAAGCGCCGCGAGCGCGAGCTGGAGACCCGAACGGAGGAACTGGCGGTCATCAACCGGCTGGTCCGCCACGACATCAACAACGACATCCAGCTGCTGCTGGCCTGGGCCGACGGGATCGACCAGTACGTCGACGACGGGGACGGCCGGGAGTACGTCGAGCGGATCCAGGGGACCTGCGACCACATCGACGAGCTGACGACGATCGCCCGCGACTTCGTCGACAGTATCGGCGGCGACGGCGAGTTCACGCTGACCGGCGTCGACCTCGGACAGATCCTCGAAGACGAGATCGAGAAGGCCGACCGCCGCCACGACGACCTGACCGTCTCGGTCGACGGCGAGGTCCCCCGCGTCTCGGTCCGGGCCAACGAGTTGCTCTCGTCGGTGTTCGGCAACCTGCTGAGCAACGCCGCCCGCCACAACGACGGCGCCGACCCCCGGGTCAGCGTCGGCGTCGAGGAGTCGGCGACCGTGGTCACCGTCCGCGTGGCCGACAACGGCCCGGGCATCCCCGACTCGCAGAAAGACGCCGTCTTCGGGAAAGGGGAGATGGGGCCGGAGAGCCCCGGCACCGGCATCGGGCTCTACCTGGCGCACACGCTCGTCGACCAGTACGGCGGCGAGATCGAGGTGGACGACAACGATCCGACGGGGTCGGTGTTCACCGTCACGCTGCCGAAACACGCCTGA
- a CDS encoding DUF429 domain-containing protein produces the protein MGSRVLGVDFSGAGDAGRSLWLTEARSTGEGLVVEDCYSAADEWGVDRERAHAGLRERATEFSVVGLDFPFSLPQALLDEHCGGTWRGLVAWLTGDGPGDPDSFASTCRSTARAYTGDGTAQLRRETDLRRAALCPYDSIVQYQTFHGVRNVLAGLADDPDAAVLPMQSGPAATRVVEVYPAATFGWLGLYREGYKGDHRQRRATNLEGIEACSVDIGAFRDTYESSHDALDSLAAAVSAGRVGADPPRHGPREEGHIYV, from the coding sequence ATGGGTTCGCGTGTCCTGGGCGTCGATTTCAGCGGGGCGGGCGACGCGGGGCGCTCGCTGTGGCTGACGGAGGCGCGGTCGACGGGGGAGGGACTGGTCGTCGAGGACTGCTACAGCGCGGCCGACGAGTGGGGGGTTGACCGCGAGCGCGCCCACGCCGGCCTCCGCGAGCGGGCGACCGAGTTCTCGGTCGTCGGGCTCGATTTCCCCTTCAGTCTCCCGCAGGCACTGCTCGACGAACACTGCGGCGGCACCTGGCGCGGCCTGGTCGCGTGGCTGACCGGCGACGGGCCGGGCGATCCCGACAGCTTCGCCTCGACCTGCCGGTCGACCGCCCGGGCCTACACGGGCGACGGCACCGCGCAACTGCGCCGGGAGACGGACCTCCGGCGCGCGGCGCTGTGTCCCTACGACTCCATCGTCCAGTACCAGACCTTCCACGGGGTCCGCAACGTCCTCGCGGGGCTGGCCGACGACCCCGACGCCGCCGTCCTGCCGATGCAGTCGGGGCCGGCGGCCACCCGCGTCGTCGAGGTGTACCCCGCGGCCACCTTCGGCTGGCTCGGACTCTACCGCGAGGGGTACAAGGGCGACCACCGCCAGCGCCGCGCGACCAACCTCGAAGGCATCGAGGCCTGCAGCGTCGACATCGGCGCGTTCCGCGACACCTACGAGTCGAGCCACGACGCGCTCGACAGCCTCGCCGCGGCCGTCTCGGCCGGCCGTGTCGGCGCCGACCCGCCCCGCCACGGCCCCCGCGAGGAGGGCCACATCTACGTCTAG
- a CDS encoding DUF7559 family protein, giving the protein MPPTKEVKCTDEDCFLDMFENHYTYDVPDDHGVSDLSCPVCGGTDCLEEIEL; this is encoded by the coding sequence ATGCCACCGACGAAGGAAGTCAAGTGCACGGACGAGGACTGCTTCCTCGACATGTTCGAGAACCACTACACCTACGACGTGCCCGACGACCACGGCGTCTCCGACCTGTCCTGTCCGGTCTGCGGCGGCACCGACTGCCTCGAAGAGATCGAGCTGTAG
- a CDS encoding Hsp20/alpha crystallin family protein — MNTLRDIGESLGNTVLENVGRAMGRAQERTPLPVDLLESDDAYLAVFDAPGAQTSDVQVQFDSGLVEVRIDRFRGFHEGFEMRYPGRGLALDGHVELPAEARVDADEATATLRENGTLEVRIPKAEPVDPDTDEALEADEVTEVDDEADADELDAGAEATEDDDTGDADDSDDEQ; from the coding sequence ATGAACACGCTGCGTGACATCGGCGAGTCGCTGGGCAACACCGTGCTGGAGAACGTCGGGCGGGCGATGGGCCGCGCCCAGGAGCGGACGCCGCTGCCGGTCGACCTGCTGGAGAGCGACGACGCCTACCTCGCGGTGTTCGACGCGCCGGGCGCCCAGACCTCGGACGTGCAGGTGCAGTTCGACTCGGGGCTCGTGGAGGTCCGCATCGACCGGTTCCGCGGGTTCCACGAGGGCTTCGAGATGCGCTACCCCGGCCGCGGGCTGGCGCTGGACGGCCACGTCGAACTCCCCGCCGAGGCCCGCGTCGACGCCGACGAGGCCACCGCGACGCTGCGGGAGAACGGCACGCTCGAAGTGCGTATCCCGAAGGCCGAACCCGTCGATCCCGACACCGACGAGGCGCTGGAGGCCGACGAGGTCACCGAGGTCGACGACGAGGCCGACGCCGACGAACTGGACGCCGGGGCGGAAGCCACCGAGGACGACGACACCGGCGACGCCGACGACAGCGACGACGAACAGTAA
- a CDS encoding NAD(P)/FAD-dependent oxidoreductase, which produces MTRVAVVGGGALGVTAARDLAARGAEAVLFERDDLGSGASGRAAGIAYDAFAGDTDAAVAARAVERFRELDAEGTIEFVEHPYVWFARAGDDRHADAVRESARRMGANGRDVETLDPDEFADRFPMLAGVDVAAAALARDAGYLDPAAYVAAMGERAVSAGADLRTGSPARLADDGTAVETPAGTERFDAVLVAAGAHTKRLLAGVDAPIPMKPYRVQALVTDPGDGSERVPTCYDATAGRYARPREGGLLVGDGTQEREFDPDDYDESADPDFERASLDWLGEVCRDGVGPVTTDDLAVRRSWAGLCTATPDRDPLLGEIREDLYVATGWHGHGFMRAPALGERVADQILGGDGIAPFDPNRFDGDEDFDVVEGMTVDE; this is translated from the coding sequence GTGACCCGCGTCGCTGTCGTCGGCGGCGGCGCGCTCGGCGTCACCGCCGCCCGCGACCTGGCCGCCCGCGGCGCCGAGGCCGTCCTCTTCGAGCGCGACGACCTCGGTAGCGGCGCCTCCGGCCGCGCGGCCGGCATCGCCTACGACGCGTTCGCGGGGGACACCGACGCCGCCGTCGCCGCCCGCGCGGTCGAGCGCTTCCGGGAGCTGGACGCCGAGGGCACCATCGAGTTCGTCGAACACCCGTACGTCTGGTTCGCCCGCGCGGGCGACGACCGCCACGCCGACGCCGTCCGCGAGAGCGCCCGGCGGATGGGCGCCAACGGCCGCGACGTGGAGACGCTGGATCCCGACGAGTTCGCCGACCGGTTCCCCATGCTCGCCGGCGTCGACGTGGCCGCCGCCGCCCTCGCGCGCGACGCCGGCTACCTCGACCCCGCCGCGTACGTCGCCGCGATGGGCGAGCGCGCGGTGTCGGCCGGCGCCGACCTCCGGACGGGGAGCCCCGCCCGACTCGCCGACGACGGGACGGCCGTCGAGACGCCCGCCGGGACCGAGCGGTTCGACGCCGTCCTCGTCGCCGCGGGCGCCCACACGAAGCGCCTGCTCGCCGGGGTCGACGCGCCGATCCCGATGAAACCCTACCGCGTGCAGGCGCTCGTGACCGACCCCGGCGACGGGAGCGAGCGGGTGCCGACCTGCTACGACGCGACGGCGGGCCGCTACGCCCGACCCCGCGAGGGCGGCCTGCTCGTCGGCGACGGCACCCAGGAACGGGAGTTCGACCCCGACGACTACGACGAGTCCGCGGACCCCGACTTCGAGCGGGCGTCGCTCGACTGGCTGGGCGAGGTCTGTCGCGACGGGGTCGGCCCCGTCACCACCGACGACCTCGCCGTTCGCCGGTCGTGGGCCGGGCTCTGCACCGCGACGCCCGACCGGGACCCGCTGCTGGGCGAGATCCGCGAGGACCTGTACGTCGCCACCGGCTGGCACGGCCACGGGTTCATGCGCGCGCCGGCGCTGGGCGAGCGAGTCGCCGACCAGATCCTCGGCGGCGACGGTATCGCTCCCTTCGACCCGAACCGCTTCGACGGCGACGAGGACTTCGACGTGGTCGAGGGGATGACCGTCGACGAGTGA
- a CDS encoding DUF7388 family protein: MLQGATLAQAGIDAAAIKPAEVEVERARDLAVEALAVDYEGREHLPSPETLAALADGKEVRVTTPVRADGFDPLGDRDLAESLPESVRRVLVAGHPAYLTDAERERAVAPRLREAAARARDPWVGTEGIERIALAVGGTQFELLGPGTDRRLRALRQAGYEGEVALYAPTVLTDEEDAVLDALGAYAARRGPVRSALPDGAPTDATAGGRAREVLSQAVRDYGLVGGVETVADRVDELRDAGADRIVGYPARGLDPFL; the protein is encoded by the coding sequence ATGCTCCAGGGCGCGACGCTGGCGCAGGCAGGGATCGACGCGGCCGCGATCAAACCCGCCGAGGTCGAGGTCGAGCGGGCCCGCGACCTCGCCGTGGAGGCGCTCGCGGTCGACTACGAGGGCCGCGAGCACCTGCCGTCGCCGGAGACGCTCGCCGCGCTCGCCGACGGGAAGGAAGTCCGGGTCACGACGCCCGTCCGCGCCGACGGCTTCGACCCCCTCGGCGACCGGGACCTCGCCGAGTCGCTGCCCGAGTCGGTCCGGCGGGTGCTCGTCGCCGGCCACCCCGCCTACCTCACCGACGCCGAACGCGAGCGGGCGGTCGCGCCCCGCCTCCGCGAGGCCGCGGCCCGCGCGCGGGACCCCTGGGTCGGGACCGAGGGGATCGAGCGGATCGCCCTCGCCGTCGGCGGCACGCAGTTCGAACTCCTCGGACCCGGTACGGACCGCCGCCTCCGCGCGCTCCGGCAGGCGGGCTACGAGGGAGAAGTCGCGCTCTACGCGCCGACCGTCCTGACCGACGAGGAGGACGCCGTCCTCGACGCGCTGGGCGCCTACGCCGCCCGCCGCGGCCCCGTCCGCTCGGCGCTGCCCGACGGCGCGCCGACTGACGCCACCGCCGGGGGACGCGCCCGCGAGGTGCTCTCGCAGGCCGTCCGCGACTACGGCCTCGTCGGCGGCGTCGAGACGGTGGCCGACCGGGTCGACGAACTCCGCGACGCGGGCGCCGACCGGATCGTCGGCTACCCCGCCCGCGGGCTCGACCCGTTCCTGTGA
- a CDS encoding redoxin domain-containing protein codes for MLTAGSAAPDFILPGTDGEVVREYMLAEHTRDGPVVLAFYLFDFNEACTELLRALRDDDGVGGRDGVTVLGVSRDSAFSHRALAREHDLPFPLLSDSDGAVAERYGVRLDELAGHRDVCNRAVFVVDTATTVRYAWAADDPEGRPDLDEVRAALDDL; via the coding sequence ATGCTCACAGCGGGGTCCGCCGCGCCCGATTTCATCCTGCCCGGCACCGACGGCGAGGTCGTCCGCGAGTACATGCTCGCCGAGCACACCCGGGACGGGCCGGTCGTCCTGGCGTTCTACCTGTTCGACTTCAACGAGGCCTGTACCGAGTTGCTGCGCGCGCTCCGGGACGACGACGGCGTCGGCGGCCGCGACGGCGTGACCGTCCTCGGGGTCTCCCGCGACAGCGCGTTCAGCCACCGGGCGCTCGCCCGCGAGCACGACCTCCCGTTCCCGCTGCTGTCCGACAGCGACGGGGCCGTGGCCGAGCGCTACGGCGTCCGGCTCGACGAGCTCGCGGGCCACCGCGACGTGTGCAACCGCGCGGTGTTCGTGGTCGACACCGCCACGACGGTCCGCTACGCCTGGGCCGCCGACGACCCCGAGGGCCGGCCCGACCTGGACGAGGTCCGGGCGGCGCTGGACGACCTGTAG
- a CDS encoding response regulator transcription factor — MSSSDHGRPTVLVVDDESEVADVLALKVRDRYETRVAYGGREALESIDEDVDAVLLDRRMPEVHGDEVLAEIRERGYDCVVVMTTAVDPDLNILEMDFDDYLAKPIETEALLSTLDQQLDGRQSGDPKLEEFFSTVSKLEVLESELTPAELADSDEYERRKREAERLGRELQESHPDFEEIVDTFRDIGRND, encoded by the coding sequence GTGTCATCGAGCGACCACGGCCGACCGACTGTCCTCGTCGTGGACGACGAGTCCGAGGTAGCGGACGTGCTCGCGCTGAAGGTCCGCGACCGCTACGAGACGCGGGTCGCCTACGGGGGGCGGGAGGCCCTGGAGTCGATAGACGAGGACGTCGACGCGGTCCTGCTCGACCGGCGGATGCCGGAGGTCCACGGCGACGAGGTGCTCGCGGAGATCCGCGAGCGGGGCTACGACTGCGTCGTCGTGATGACGACCGCCGTCGACCCCGACCTGAACATCCTGGAGATGGACTTCGACGACTACCTCGCCAAGCCCATCGAGACCGAGGCGCTGCTGTCGACGCTCGACCAGCAGCTCGACGGCCGGCAGTCGGGCGACCCGAAACTCGAGGAGTTCTTCTCGACCGTCTCGAAGCTCGAGGTGCTCGAATCGGAGCTGACACCGGCGGAGCTGGCCGACAGCGACGAGTACGAGCGCCGCAAGCGCGAGGCCGAGCGGCTGGGCCGGGAACTCCAGGAGAGCCACCCCGACTTCGAGGAGATCGTCGACACCTTCCGCGACATCGGCCGCAACGACTGA
- a CDS encoding DUF2250 domain-containing protein has translation MSQHPDWFRSADAAILDHLSDERPTYAPLVANRLGMPTDYARERIDRLVERGLVEPVTAETVYRITERGERRLAAYTEQEGAPEPGLVAGN, from the coding sequence ATGTCACAGCACCCAGACTGGTTCCGCAGTGCGGACGCAGCGATACTCGACCACCTCTCCGATGAGCGGCCGACGTACGCGCCGCTCGTCGCGAACCGTCTGGGGATGCCGACGGACTACGCCCGCGAGCGGATCGACCGGCTGGTCGAGCGCGGGCTGGTCGAGCCGGTGACCGCGGAGACCGTCTACCGGATCACCGAGCGCGGCGAGCGGCGGCTGGCCGCCTACACCGAACAGGAGGGCGCGCCCGAGCCCGGCCTCGTCGCCGGCAACTGA
- a CDS encoding MaoC family dehydratase, whose product MEYFEDLTVGDTGEHGSYEVTAAEITEFAERYDPQPFHTDPEAAADSPFGGLVASGWHTAAATMRLLVDGHLSDGATRGALGVDELRWRRPVRPGDELTVRTEIVDKDEWDDESGLVSVRVTTEADGEEALSMVGLVLYERREKR is encoded by the coding sequence ATGGAGTACTTCGAGGACCTGACCGTCGGCGACACCGGCGAACACGGCAGCTACGAGGTGACCGCGGCGGAGATCACGGAGTTCGCGGAACGGTACGACCCCCAGCCGTTCCACACCGACCCCGAGGCGGCCGCCGACTCGCCGTTCGGCGGCCTGGTCGCCAGCGGCTGGCACACCGCCGCCGCGACGATGCGGCTGCTCGTCGACGGCCACCTCTCCGACGGCGCGACCCGGGGCGCGCTCGGCGTCGACGAACTCCGGTGGCGCCGCCCGGTCAGGCCCGGCGACGAACTCACGGTGCGGACCGAGATCGTCGACAAGGACGAGTGGGACGACGAATCGGGCCTCGTCTCGGTCCGGGTCACGACCGAGGCCGACGGCGAGGAGGCCCTCTCGATGGTCGGGCTCGTCCTCTACGAGCGGCGGGAGAAGCGGTGA
- the coxB gene encoding cytochrome c oxidase subunit II, with amino-acid sequence MKGKRVALLTLFAAALAAVAVEPAAAQSADTTTERLIWNLNNQLMYIAVPITILVEAILFYTVWKFRNNESPLPTKENRRLEITWTVATAIILLFVGVASYQVLADPFVTATPDTDVDSLTEGGEEALEVQVTAQKYNWQFEYAESGVTNANTLVLPTDRPVRLNITSSDWLHAFHAPSMGLKQDAFPGQSNYIVTEATDTGEHQLYCAEYCGVGHSQMLGTIEVRTQEEFQTWLDENGAGDSGNGNATADDGTAAVSP; translated from the coding sequence ATGAAGGGTAAGCGCGTCGCACTCCTGACGCTGTTCGCGGCCGCCCTGGCGGCGGTAGCGGTCGAGCCCGCCGCCGCCCAGTCGGCCGACACGACCACCGAGCGGCTCATCTGGAACCTGAACAACCAGCTCATGTACATCGCCGTCCCGATCACCATCCTCGTGGAGGCGATCCTCTTCTACACCGTCTGGAAGTTCAGGAACAACGAGTCGCCGCTCCCGACCAAGGAGAACCGCCGGCTGGAGATCACCTGGACCGTCGCCACGGCCATCATCCTGCTGTTCGTCGGCGTCGCCTCCTACCAGGTGCTGGCCGACCCGTTCGTCACCGCCACGCCCGACACCGACGTGGACTCCCTGACCGAGGGTGGTGAGGAGGCGCTCGAAGTGCAGGTGACCGCCCAGAAGTACAACTGGCAGTTCGAGTACGCCGAGTCGGGCGTCACGAACGCAAACACGCTGGTCCTGCCGACCGACCGGCCGGTGCGGCTGAACATCACGTCGTCGGACTGGCTGCACGCGTTCCACGCCCCCTCGATGGGACTGAAACAGGACGCGTTCCCCGGCCAGTCGAACTACATCGTCACCGAGGCGACCGACACGGGTGAACACCAGCTCTACTGCGCCGAGTACTGCGGCGTCGGCCACTCCCAGATGCTCGGCACCATCGAGGTGCGCACCCAGGAGGAGTTCCAGACCTGGCTCGACGAGAACGGCGCGGGCGACTCCGGGAACGGGAACGCCACCGCCGACGACGGGACGGCCGCCGTCTCGCCCTGA
- a CDS encoding heme o synthase — protein MFGRASRPSFPSLLAATAMGVYLLVAAGATAAVADAARACTSWPVCRGPVTLADPALLVAWGHRVVALLVGVLAVAAAVAAVRDRAAIRGRVLAALALALVLFPVQVAIGALVVTTGPTAALTGAHLAVGMVLFTALVVALAWELEPETPDAPEEGWAVEPGVDDAADGAEPDGDAPAPTTAPADLPLRTRVTATAAAYFRLTKPRLMWLLCLVAAAGMALAATGPPDLTVRTIVLTLGGGVLAIGASGTFNHVLEREKDKKMDRTSDRPIATHQIPVRRAVAFGLTLAAASLAVFAQLNPLAAALGLSAILFYSVVYTLVLKPNTVQNTVIGGFAGALPALIGWAAVTGEVGLPGAALAGVIFLWTPAHFYNLALAYKDDYAKGGFPMMPVVRGEAATRKHILYYLAATLVAAVALAELAALGWVYAATTCVFGGVFLWAVLRLHRERTESAAFRAFHASNAYLGALLVAIVVDALAV, from the coding sequence ATGTTCGGACGCGCCTCCCGACCGTCGTTCCCGAGCCTGCTCGCAGCGACGGCGATGGGCGTCTACCTGCTCGTCGCCGCGGGTGCCACGGCGGCGGTCGCCGACGCCGCCCGCGCGTGTACGTCGTGGCCGGTCTGTCGCGGCCCGGTCACGCTCGCCGACCCCGCGCTGCTGGTCGCCTGGGGGCACCGCGTCGTGGCCCTGCTCGTCGGCGTCCTCGCCGTCGCCGCCGCCGTCGCCGCCGTCCGCGACCGCGCCGCGATCCGCGGGCGCGTGCTCGCCGCGCTCGCGCTCGCCCTGGTCCTGTTCCCGGTCCAGGTCGCCATCGGCGCCCTCGTCGTCACGACCGGCCCGACCGCCGCGCTGACCGGCGCCCACCTCGCCGTCGGGATGGTCCTGTTCACCGCGCTCGTGGTCGCGCTCGCGTGGGAACTCGAACCCGAGACCCCCGACGCGCCCGAGGAGGGATGGGCCGTCGAACCCGGCGTCGACGACGCCGCGGACGGCGCCGAACCCGACGGGGACGCGCCCGCGCCCACCACCGCGCCCGCGGACCTGCCGCTGCGGACGCGGGTCACGGCGACCGCGGCGGCGTACTTCCGGCTCACGAAACCGCGGCTGATGTGGCTGCTCTGTCTCGTCGCCGCCGCCGGGATGGCGCTGGCCGCCACGGGGCCGCCCGACCTGACCGTGCGGACGATCGTCCTCACCCTCGGCGGGGGCGTCCTCGCCATCGGCGCCTCGGGCACGTTCAACCACGTCCTCGAACGCGAGAAGGACAAGAAGATGGACCGCACGTCCGACCGACCCATCGCGACCCACCAGATCCCGGTCCGCCGGGCGGTCGCGTTCGGCCTGACGCTCGCCGCGGCCTCGCTGGCCGTGTTCGCCCAGCTGAACCCCCTCGCGGCCGCGCTCGGCCTGTCGGCGATCCTCTTCTACAGCGTCGTCTACACGCTCGTCCTCAAGCCCAACACCGTCCAGAACACGGTCATCGGCGGGTTCGCCGGCGCGCTCCCGGCGCTGATCGGCTGGGCGGCCGTCACCGGCGAGGTCGGCCTCCCCGGCGCGGCGCTGGCGGGGGTCATCTTCCTGTGGACGCCCGCGCACTTCTACAACCTCGCGCTGGCGTACAAGGACGACTACGCGAAGGGCGGGTTCCCGATGATGCCCGTCGTCCGCGGCGAGGCCGCGACCCGCAAGCACATCCTCTACTACCTGGCGGCGACGCTGGTCGCCGCGGTCGCGCTCGCGGAGCTGGCCGCGCTCGGGTGGGTGTACGCGGCGACGACCTGCGTCTTCGGCGGCGTCTTCCTCTGGGCGGTCCTCCGGCTGCACCGCGAGCGCACCGAGTCGGCGGCGTTCCGCGCGTTCCACGCCTCCAACGCCTACCTCGGGGCGCTGCTGGTCGCCATCGTCGTCGACGCCCTGGCGGTCTGA
- a CDS encoding DUF7546 family protein, whose protein sequence is MATVDTTSLADRFRPRRATLLWGALLVNTELLLLLAYAALGSADLLSARGLRLWVYPFVWINASIWAVARTDIASASRRNRAVAAALAVGYFGVLAYTGGLVGPGHGSLGLGVALTSLPPGWAPAVTYNGMGVSLVLIPYKVVGYLTLAYLVYATVLDAAGSAVTGVLGLLSCVSCSWPVLASIATGVVGSGSGIAAAVSAGSYGISTVVFVATVALLVWRPFGGD, encoded by the coding sequence ATGGCTACCGTCGATACTACTTCCCTGGCCGACCGCTTCCGTCCCCGCCGCGCGACGCTGCTGTGGGGCGCCCTGCTCGTCAACACCGAACTGCTCCTCCTGCTGGCCTACGCGGCGCTCGGGTCGGCCGACCTGCTCTCGGCGCGGGGGCTGCGCCTGTGGGTCTACCCGTTCGTCTGGATCAACGCCTCGATATGGGCGGTCGCGCGGACGGACATCGCGTCCGCGTCCCGGCGCAACCGCGCCGTCGCCGCCGCACTCGCCGTCGGCTACTTCGGCGTCCTCGCCTACACCGGCGGGCTGGTCGGCCCCGGCCACGGGTCGCTCGGCCTCGGCGTCGCGCTGACGAGTCTCCCGCCGGGCTGGGCGCCGGCCGTCACCTACAACGGGATGGGCGTCTCGCTGGTGCTGATCCCCTACAAGGTGGTCGGCTACCTCACGCTCGCCTACCTCGTGTACGCCACCGTCCTCGACGCCGCCGGCTCGGCGGTGACCGGCGTGCTGGGGCTGCTGTCCTGCGTCTCCTGTAGCTGGCCGGTGCTCGCGTCGATCGCGACGGGCGTGGTCGGCAGCGGCTCCGGCATCGCCGCCGCGGTCTCGGCGGGCTCGTACGGCATCTCCACCGTCGTCTTCGTCGCCACCGTGGCGCTGCTGGTCTGGCGCCCCTTCGGTGGTGACTGA
- the trpC gene encoding indole-3-glycerol phosphate synthase — protein MSTDDGIAPKVRSILDAARERAAAREGADGERVEVDARSLPAALERAEADGRVPLVAEVKPTSPTTDGERTDDPVELAESMVAGGAAALSVLTEPEHFGGSTDALERVRAAVDVPVLRKDFVVREAQLDAVEADVVLLIVRFLDEEGTDDLADLLAAARERGFQVLVETHTAAEVERALEAGAEIIGVNNRDLAKLEVDLATFEAVAPEVPENVTLIAESGIATTNDAVRMREAGADALLVGSAIMDAAGGSDVAANTRRLAAAGSDTTAENQAEADTQS, from the coding sequence ATGAGTACTGATGATGGGATCGCACCGAAGGTGCGGTCGATACTCGACGCGGCCCGCGAGCGCGCGGCGGCGCGGGAGGGCGCGGACGGCGAGCGGGTCGAGGTGGACGCCCGGTCGCTGCCGGCGGCGCTCGAACGGGCCGAGGCCGACGGGCGCGTCCCGCTGGTCGCGGAGGTCAAGCCGACGAGCCCGACGACCGACGGCGAGCGGACCGACGACCCGGTCGAGCTGGCCGAGTCGATGGTCGCGGGCGGCGCGGCGGCGCTGTCGGTGCTGACCGAGCCCGAGCACTTCGGGGGGTCGACCGACGCGCTCGAACGGGTCCGCGCGGCGGTGGACGTGCCGGTCCTGCGGAAGGACTTCGTCGTCCGCGAGGCACAGCTCGACGCCGTCGAGGCGGACGTGGTCCTGCTGATCGTCCGCTTCCTCGACGAGGAGGGGACCGACGACCTGGCGGACCTGCTGGCCGCGGCGCGCGAGCGGGGTTTCCAGGTGCTCGTCGAGACACACACCGCCGCGGAGGTCGAGCGAGCCCTCGAAGCGGGCGCGGAGATCATCGGCGTGAACAACCGCGACCTCGCGAAGCTGGAGGTCGACCTGGCGACGTTCGAGGCAGTCGCGCCCGAGGTGCCGGAAAACGTCACCCTCATTGCGGAGAGCGGCATAGCGACGACGAACGACGCGGTTCGGATGCGCGAGGCGGGCGCCGACGCCCTGCTGGTGGGGTCGGCGATCATGGACGCCGCGGGCGGTAGCGACGTGGCGGCCAACACCCGGCGCCTCGCGGCGGCGGGATCGGACACGACCGCGGAGAATCAGGCGGAGGCGGACACACAATCATGA